In Leishmania major strain Friedlin complete genome, chromosome 34, the following proteins share a genomic window:
- a CDS encoding putative aminophospholipid translocase, with product MRRIRYRALHSGADEEDTRSCNSSTPNVFTSSAHGPQLPQQHCCRSRDLVIVDSLGTGAAASVLTIPQQKKHSLRRWLRELLHLAIAPSPDTRQIPFGYFPGEWSPVGYPSNAVSNRRYTLSTFLPLALLRQFQNFFNFFYLFLAFSQVIPVLKVGFIFTYFSPLILVVCLSLMKDALDEWKRFRRDRIANVEVFEKLTGGGDVVTVRSAHIRVGDLLILHQDQRVPADCVVLHTSEKSGTTFVRTDQLDGETDWKLRYPLNSTKSLGYTELAALRFNVRCGAPHKDIYSFAGTLELANGQIESITMENAVWSSCVVATGTLVVAVLYTGRETRSALNSTSPRNKRGLIEGELNLIAVLCFALLLILSFLLVAQQQFRGDFAVMFVRFFILLSSMIPISMRVNVDVGRLWYSYDMSHDPNIPGTVARNANLPEELGRLRYLFSDKTGTLTKNKMKFRVMQVGPDTVLTDRFTDQLSCALQEYFGTGNGGAGARLMFGNVSARLSMRNSKQWSRDVQRVGDLIRAIVLCHNVSPVVVEPVVLGTGNETTAPGRSAAAAAPDTADMTSEPTEYQASSPDEVALVKFCRSLGIVLTYRDLTSIAFTVGGGAQLHTYTIVKTFPFSSERKCMGIILRERAGSCSGGSAQETVKFYMKGADEKMASVVRQSEWLDECCQELAQMGLRTLVFASRTLSEEMLGAFLQQYEAALSILGEGRAAAIEAAMKLLETDMILTGVTGVEDELQDDVVVCLETLGMCGIKVWMLTGDKVETATTIGRSTRLIPRHCRIEYLCGMAPADIGRRLHELQEEFCWGATCGSIVPPWTLVLDGNALAYCLSHASSFADVARTAYSVIVARCSPTQKAAVVTVMRDSCRDARVAAIGDGGNDVSMIQAANVGIGIEGVEGKQASMAADFSITKFSHCLRLIMWHGRNSYQRTCRLSQFIMHRGIVYSVVQTVFSVLFAGTTMSVFNGYLLMGYSTVFTMAPAFALVLDEDFNESDVHEYPFLYKDLLKARSMNTRTFLQWVWASFFQGGVMMLMALQLFKSDMFQIVTIAYTSLLITELVIVGATAHLRILWRERRARFFLFLCSEVVSLLMFFLAVVVLPDTFDRDFFFSWSCWWRVAVICLASIAPLMIFQMVGKYILFNPRVAVSCMGCRT from the coding sequence atgcGACGCATACGCTACCGGGCGCTGCACAGCGGTGCTGATGAAGAAGACACGCGAAGttgcaacagcagcacccccAATGTCTTCACGAGCAGTGCACACGGTCCTCAgctgccacagcagcactgctgccggTCGCGTGATCTCGTGATTGTTGACTCCCTCGGCactggcgcggcggcgtcagtGTTGACCATTCCACAGCAGAAGAAGCACAGTCTGCGACGGTGGCTGCGGGAACTGCTACATCTGGCGATCGCACCGTCTCCCGACACCCGCCAAATCCCGTTCGGCTACTTCCCTGGCGAGTGGTCACCGGTCGGCTATCCGAGTAACGCGGTGAGCAACCGTCGCTACACGCTCTCGACGTttctgccgctggcgctgctccgtCAGTTTCAGAACTTCTTTAACTTCTTCTACCTCTTTCTGGCCTTCTCGCAGGTCATTCCAGTGCTGAAGGTTGGTTTCATTTTCACTTACTTTTCACCGCTAATACTGGTGGTGTGCCTCTCGCTGATGAAAGACGCGCTCGATGAGTGGAAGCGATTCCGGCGCGATCGCATCGCCAATGTCGAGGTGTTCGAGAAACTCacaggcggtggcgacgtGGTCACGGTGCGGTCGGCACACATTCGGGTAGGAGATCTGCTCATACTGCATCAAGATCAACGTGTGCCGGCCGACTGCGTCGTGTTGCACACCTCCGAGAAGTCGGGCACGACGTTCGTCCGTACCGACCAACTTGACGGCGAAACGGATTGGAAGCTGCGCTACCCGTTGAACTCTACCAAGAGTCTAGGATACACCGAACTTGCTGCACTGCGCTTCAACGTGCGATGTGGCGCGCCTCACAAAGACATCTACAGCTTCGCCGGCACCCTCGAACTGGCCAACGGACAGATTGAGTCGATCACGATGGAGAATGCCGTCTGGTCGTCGTGTGTGGTGGCAACAGGGACGCTGGTGGTCGCCGTCCTATACACGGGTAGGgagacgcgcagcgccttAAACTCGACAAGTCCGCGTAACAAGCGTGGCCTCATCGAGGGCGAGCTCAACTTGATCGCGGTTCTGTGCTTCGCGCTGCTTCTGAtcctttcctttcttcttgtggcgcagcagcagttccGTGGCGACTTTGCCGTCATGTTCGTGCGCTTCTTCATCCTCCTCTCGTCCATGATTCCCATCTCGATGCGCGTGAACGTAGACGTCGGTCGCCTCTGGTACTCGTACGATATGTCGCATGACCCCAACATCCCTGGAACCGTTGCTCGCAACGCAAATCTTCCAGAGGAATTGGGTCGGCTGCGCTATCTTTTCTCCGACAAGACCGGCACACTCACAAAGAACAAGATGAAGTTTCGCGTGATGCAGGTGGGGCCGGACACGGTGCTAACGGACCGCTTCACTGATCAGCTGTCGTGCGCGCTGCAGGAGTACTTTGGCACAGGCAACGGGGGAGCCGGGGCTCGACTCATGTTCGGCAACGTCTCCGCGCGACTCAGCATGAGAAATTCGAAGCAATGGAGCCGTGATGTGCAGCGCGTTGGCGACCTTATCAGAGCCATCGTCCTGTGCCACAATGTGAGCCCAGTGGTGGTGGAGCCGGTGGTCCTTGGTACCGGCAACGAAACAACGGCACCGGGTCgcagtgcggctgcggctgcgccggaCACAGCTGATATGACGAGTGAGCCGACTGAATACCAAGCCTCCTCGCCAGACGAAGTTGCGCTGGTCAAGTTCTGCCGCTCTCTCGGTATTGTCTTGACCTATCGCGATCTCACATCGATCGCCTTTAccgttggcggcggcgcgcagctgcacacctaCACAATCGTCAAAACGTTCCCGTTCTCATCGGAGCGCAAGTGCATGGGCATAAtcctgcgcgagcgcgctgggagctgcagtggcggcagcgcgcaggaGACCGTCAAATTTTACATGAAAGGCGCAGATGAGAAGATGGCGTCGGTGGTGCGCCAATCGGAGTGGCTGGACGAGTGTTGCcaggagctggcgcagatGGGCCTGCGAACGCTCGTGTTTGCCAGTCGAACGCTCAGCGAGGAGATGCTCGGCGCCTTCCTGCAGCAGTACGAAGCCGCCCTTTCAATCCTTGGCGAaggtcgcgcagcagccatcgAGGCGGCGATGAAGCTATTGGAGACGGACATGATACTGACAGGGGTGACGGGGGTGGAGGACGAGCTGCAAGACGACGTTGTCGTCTGTCTTGAGACGCTTGGCATGTGCGGCATCAAGGTGTGGATGCTCACGGGTGACAAGGTCGAGACTGCCACCACCATTGGCCGCTCGACTCGGCTCATTccccgccactgccgcatcGAGTACCTGTGTGGGATGGCCCCGGCAGACATTGGTCGCCGCCTGCacgagctgcaggaggagtTTTGCTGGGGCGCGACGTGCGGCAGCATAGTGCCGCCATGGACACTGGTTCTCGATGGAAACGCGCTGGCGTACTGCCTCTCCCACGCTTCCTCCTTCGCGGACGTGGCCAGAACCGCCTACTCGGTGATAGTGGCGCGATGCTCCCCGACGCAGAAGGCTGCGGTGGTTACTGTAATGCGTGATAGCTGCCGTGACGCGCGCGTCGCGGCCATCGGTGACGGAGGCAACGACGTGTCGATGATTCAGGCTGCCAACGTGGGGATCGGTATtgagggggtggaggggaagCAAGCAAGTATGGCCGCTGATTTCTCCATTACCAAGTTCTCTCACTGTCTACGGCTGATCATGTGGCATGGGCGGAACTCGTACCAGCGCACGTGCCGACTCAGCCAGTTTATCATGCACCGCGGCATCGTCTACTCGGTTGTGCAGACGGTCTTTTCGGTGCTGTTTGCCGGGACGACCATGTCTGTCTTCAACGGTTATCTACTAATGGGGTACTCCACCGTATTCACCATGGCGCCAGCCTTCGCATTAGTGCTCGACGAAGACTTCAATGAGTCGGACGTGCACGAGTACCCGTTTCTCTACAAAGATTTGCTGAAGGCTCGCTCCATGAATACCCGCACCTTTCTGCAGTGGGTGTGGGCGTCGTTCTTCCAAGGAGGGGTCATGATGCTGATGGCGCTACAGCTCTTCAAGTCGGACATGTTTCAGATTGTCACGATCGCCTACACGTCGCTTCTCATCACAGAGCTGGTCAtcgtcggcgccaccgcacaTCTTCGCATTCTCTGGCGAGAGCGTCGTGCTcgcttctttctcttcttgtGCTCTGAGGTGGTGTCTCTGCTGATGTTtttcctcgccgtcgtcgtgtTACCCGACACGTTTGACAGAgactttttcttttcgtggagctgctggtggcgcgTCGCGGTAATCTGCCTAGCCAGCATTGCACCACTCATGATATTTCAGATGGTTGGCAAGTACATATTGTTCAACCcgcgcgtcgccgtctcCTGCATGGGATGTCGGACTTGA
- the REH2 gene encoding RNA editing associated helicase 2,putative;with=GeneDB:Tb927.4.1500 yields the protein MSAAGGSGTPRALWAHGVANTAKEAELLAAMHAEQMADLLGYHVFSLPSRQHKHAEAARAAGRYASSPEDKDSGPSTEQRLAQWPLPLRRVLTDEETEGGEWQLVNTATSLRHYISKEHTLLSPCLLDPKSRLRIEALFARAPHGCPSFAQQLRTERVRTLTASSAAGGGEEAIVARLLLPSQVTGITNSSIDLVASGKAMERSTAVLLACMHAELLLDAVGVAIFDDAVTQKAHAMAAWSHGRPAPLPGAKPKNPSHVHLPQPLKELVVAAAGDGRSRTSSRSAEEDWFHRHTIVTEQSGTFVETVVGESTAMEDITAFLHTHGAMRAAAPFLQVAIGSRVKSTVLLPLPDLYGIRGGVGIASNAQDADTLAAMHALDVLCMLGVPVKATAAMDAAWKRVRRERIPDVPCESADVSTPSPPARRCTAKKLATQVAIAAAALSEDFVSVDAAQASSCNHASTSTLPRRRAVKRARLASDASAPDDSIPQANATDTTAASPPNVPVVATLRETGEKRLAAVRAVVPKEFWDMQADSPDGYIMIAPGVPEGSAVAAYAITSPRKMDKSAKGRVLDYLATVGRRLDDVTVVRQALSEEETEGPPRHRCALKVPVPAVCGEARLALGEADTVADAENAACMHAELILDTLGVCLYTDSVKQKRHAAACAQWGRWAPSTPGEEQPSSTPSPPPLRREPAGSLHRERQKERQKKRGGRFGTSQRAAKTDASAAEVADQAALVVDTEVFDNVVESQLDTVSKTRVQYYLRYENLKAPSITFTANMGHSVLLHIATWSLPVPARYGSETEAPKCLEYAVKGAASTRRDAELLSWMHAERTLDFLGIPLFPNLPKLQAYHAQRAQVEGRVAPAVVTGPTAPLPHPSEVTVKPLRLHMSFCRVDLTIPPPPCPSTDMEGNSCVPPHEWEAYVEACAVYVLAKQMALKNSFYEEQRVPPTGDVVIDAALAEAEAKPVDTDARLRFAAYCMATLGKFVQRYDAYVVGPIHHRVTYATIPLPGFDYLLGRGVGPNKVVAKRRAAMHALAILRRVDESYDDTFQVVKSFVQRAKAANKVKGDAQAHADDEFDLDTFSTLPLINADAESSLTRQERRHLDRFSSLFVAQSAWYSKSSCFTLDGKKRAVRMYTVCFDLPAPEERQLVRLLPREEGESVWRRQPLADTVKLEVESVEATAPDATRVKTGAIFSACVSIVDEDGQKLTASCSGGGRVDNMLSAYEKLFTMMDRQFPAMMSIVELLKQNPYLMPELIPSLAIPDAVRQRMQACLSNQKDLTTAMTCSDRKASSKRHKPNLAASDEEKTGGEAENSSAVAHQASYSEAEESARLVEQLQRRITNPVYLEKFATRRAELSIAEHKREILEAIRSNPITIICGTTGCGKTTQVPQYILDEETLRGNGGRCSIVVTQPRRLSAVSIAQRVAAERLEPLEESTGYMIRFDSRKGRHITFATTGLVLRLMQSDALLSSYTHVIIDEIHERDMNSDFILMLLRQVLEKRRDIRIVLMSATLQAGDFQAYFGGAPLIQVEGHIFPVKEFFLEDLVPFAREHNCMTPLLKEAAGVVGSDGEREGNAATQPEVGGARVPVVVSNVDDAAASIPPTRYGFLEASTAIDYPTIQFAIEQALRMIDIADSSILVFLPGWEDIRKARDVLERNTSFYVLPLHSAVSAESQLKCFLPPPPGKVKIILSTNIAESGVTIDDVGVVIDTGRMKQVAYSTRMRNVLSKTDSRGYDSSRVQDALDVTSTPGVPEDAQGKFSHLMNIYASRANCVQRRGRVGRTRPGLCIRLFSREHFRTLHEFQTPELLRTPLDRVCLTILNLEVGSPQQFLKTAMEPPLETEVEGAMKRLYDLGATDEDGHLTPLGRRLAKLPLDPATGKTILLGAVFRCLDAALTIAATAENGVFSRSFDVRVSSRLHREDLSCNTLSDILASVNGYNYWVSLHRGGLGGQAAGQIKARHLSVSALMQATLLKQQYCNLLVEDGFIGEEAKVLPSTNRSRFGSDDMVFIESSEHSRNSMDVGLLKCLLSASALPKVAMITGPFVLRTLFENYIPMMNDSVLRMSGLTETSNPFVIYGGLMKIAEKETLMAHHLTSVPLWSVLLMSTRATRMDYDQELKLGIVSNWIFFRSSYATIELVRRFKALLDRRLSRKFDDPTDAVNNAQLDELCEILRELANMRYHPNRLQPPSVVWGEQGKLLSPDSNADDDAAGATSETGVESSTESGLTE from the coding sequence ATGAGTGCGGCTGGCGGCTCGGGCACACCCAGGGCACTGTGGGCGCACGGAGTCGCCAACACGGCGAAAGAGGCTGAGCTGCTAGCCGCCATGCACGCGGAGCAGATGGCGGACTTGTTAGGGTATCacgtcttctccctcccaTCAAGGCAGCACAAGCACGCCGAggcagcacgcgcggcaGGTCGCTACGCGTCCTCGCCGGAGGATAAGGACAGTGGCCCTTCGACAGAGCAGCGACTGGCGCAGTGGCCCCTGCCCTTGAGGCGCGTTCTGACCGACGAAGAAACGGAAGGCGGGGAATGGCAGCTTGTGAACACGGCGACCTCCCTGCGACACTACATCTCTAAGGAGCACACGTTGCTGTCGCCGTGCCTGCTGGACCCCAAGTCGCGACTCAGGATCGAGGCCCTGTTCGCGCGTGCACCTCACGGCTGCCCCTCCTTTGCGCAACAGCTCAGGACTGAAAGGGTGCGTACGCTGACggcgagcagcgcggcgggcggcggcgaagaggcgATCGTGGCCCGGCTCCTCTTGCCATCACAGGTGACGGGTATCACGAACTCCTCGATAGATCTCGTCGCCTCTGGCAAGGCGATGGAGCGGTcaacggcggtgctgctggcctGCATGCACGCAGAGCTCCTGCTGGATGCCGTGGGCGTTGCTATTTTCGACGACGCGGTGACGCAGAAAGCGCACGCCATGGCGGCCTGGAGCCACGGACGCCCCGCACCACTACCGGGCGCCAAGCCAAAAAATCCGTCGCACGTGCACCTGCCACAGCCGCTGAAGGAGCTcgtcgtggcggcagcaggggaTGGTCGGTCTCGCACGTCGTCTCGCTCGGCTGAAGAGGACTGGTTTCACAGGCATACCATTGTCACTGAGCAGAGTGGGACCTTTGTAGAAACCGTTGTGGGCGAGTCCACCGCGATGGAGGACATCACCGCGTTTCTCCACACTCACGGTGCCATGCGGGCCGCCGCACCGTTTCTGCAGGTGGCAATCGGTTCCCGGGTCAAGTCCACAGTACTGCTGCCCTTGCCGGACCTCTACGGCATTCGCGGTGGCGTGGGGATCGCGTCGAACGCGCAGGATGCTGACACCCTCGCTGCCATGCATGCACTGGATGTGCTGTGCATGCTCGGTGTCCCGGTAAAGGCTACGGCGGCGATGGACGCCGCGTGGAAGCGCGTTCGCCGCGAGCGCATTCCCGACGTGCCCTGCGAGTCGGCGGACGTCTCCACGCCGAGCCCcccggcgcgccgctgcactgccAAGAAGTTAGCCACGCAAGTGGCTATAGCCGCAGCGGCCTTATCTGAAGATTTCGTGTCCGTGGACGCAGCGCAGGCAAGCTCCTGCAACCACGCCAGCACATccacgctgccgcggcgccgtgcgGTGAAGCGAGCGCGACTGGCCTCGGATGCATCCGCACCGGATGATAGCATACCACAGGCAAACGCAACCGACACGactgctgcctctccgccaAACGTGCCCGTGGTTGCGACATTGAGAGAGACTGGCGAGAAGCggctggcagcggtgcgggcgGTGGTGCCAAAGGAGTTCTGGGATATGCAGGCAGACAGCCCTGACGGGTACATTATGATTGCCCCTGGCGTGCCGGAGGGATCTGCGGTGGCTGCGTATGCCATTACGTCCCCGCGCAAGATGGACAAATCGGCCAAGGGACGCGTGTTGGACTACTTGGCGACCGTGGGCCGTCGCCTCGACGATGTCACCGTGGTGCGGCAAGCCctcagcgaggaggagacggagggcCCACCGCGGCACCGGTGTGCGCTGAAAGTGCCAGTGCCAGCCGTTTGCGGGGAAGCTCGCCTCGCGCTAGGCGAGGCCGACACAGTCGCCGACGCCGAAAACGCCGCCTGTATGCACGCGGAGCTCATCCTGGACACACTCGGGGTCTGCCTCTACACGGACTCTGTGAAGCAGAagcggcacgccgcggcATGCGCGCAGTGGGGTCGCTGGGCGCCTTCGACTCCTGGCGAAGAACAGCCGAGCAGCACACcgtccccgccgccgctgcgccgcgagccCGCCGGCTCGCTACACCGGGAGCGCCAGAAGGAGCGGCAGAAAAAGCGGGGCGGTCGCTTCGGTACGTCGCAGAGAGCGGCAAAGACGGACGCAtccgcggcggaggtggcggacCAGGCGGCGTTGGTGGTGGACACTGAGGTGTTTGACAACGTGGTTGAATCTCAGCTCGACACCGTCAGCAAGACCCGTGTGCAGTACTACCTACGGTACGAAAACCTCAAAGCACCGTCGATCACGTTTACCGCCAACATGGGGCACAGCGTGCTCCTGCATATTGCCACCTGGTCTCTCCCGGTACCTGCCCGCTACGGCAGCGAGACGGAGGCACCGAAGTGTCTGGAGTACGCTGTCAAGGGCGCCGCCTCGACCCGGAGAGATGCTGAACTGCTGTCGTGGATGCATGCAGAGCGCACCCTCGACTTTCTCGGcatccctctcttccccaaCTTGCCAAAGTTGCAGGCGTATCACGCCCAACGTGCGCAGGTAGAGGGAAGGGTTGCCCCGGCTGTCGTCACCgggccgacggcgccgctgcctcacccCAGCGAAGTGACTGTGAAACCGCTGCGATTGCACATGAGCTTCTGTCGTGTTGATCTGACGattccgccaccgccgtgtcCGTCGACGGACATGGAAGGCAACTCTTGCGTGCCCCCACATGAATGGGAAGCCTACGTGGAGGCGTGCGCTGTGTACGTGCTTGCGAAGCAGATGGCGCTGAAGAACAGCTTCTACGAGGAGCAGCGGGTGCCGCCGACGGGCGACGTCGTGATCGATGCCGCCctcgcggaggcggaggcgaagcccGTGGATACAGACGCCCGATTGCGCTTTGCGGCGTACTGCATGGCGACGCTCGGCAAGTTCGTCCAACGGTACGACGCATATGTTGTCGGCCCAATCCATCACCGTGTGACCTACGCCACAATCCCACTCCCCGGCTTTGACTACCTGTTAGGGCGTGGTGTGGGGCCCAACAAGGTGGTGGCCAAGCGGCGAGCCGCCATGCACGCCTTGGCGATCCTGCGGCGTGTCGATGAGTCGTACGACGACACGTTCCAGGTGGTCAAGAGCTTCGTGCAGAGAGCGAAAGCCGCGAATAAGGTGAAAGGGGATGCCCAAGCGCATGCCGATGACGAGTTCGACCTCGACACCTTCAGCACCCTACCCCTCATCAACGCGGACGCCGAAAGCTCGCTGACGAGGCAGGAACGGCGCCACCTCGACCGCTTCAGCTCGCTCTTCGTTGCCCAGTCGGCGTGGTATTCGAAGAGCAGCTGTTTCACCTTGGACGGCAAAAAGCGCGCCGTTCGCATGTACACGGTGTGCTTCGATCTGCCGGCACCGGAGGAGCGTCAGCTGGTGCGTTTGTTGccgagagaagagggcgaaTCGGTGTGGAGGCGACAGCCCTTGGCGGATACGGTCAAGCTCGAGGTAGAAAGCGTtgaggcgacggcgccagaCGCGACTCGCGTGAAAACGGGCGCCATTTTTTCCGCGTGTGTCTCCATCGTGGATGAGGATGGTCAGAAGCTGACAGCCAgctgcagtggtggtgggcgcGTGGACAACATGCTCAGCGCGTACGAGAAGCTGTTCACGATGATGGATAGGCAGTTTCCGGCAATGATGTCGATCGtcgagctgctgaagcagaaCCCGTATCTTATGCCGGAGCTGATCCCTTCGCTGGCCATCCCTgatgcggtgcggcagcgaatGCAGGCGTGTCTGAGTAATCAAAAAGACTTGACTACGGCGATGACCTGTTCAGACAGAAAGGCGTCGTCGAAACGCCACAAACCTAACTTGGCCGCCAGCGATGAGGAGAAAACGGGCGGTGAGGCAGAGAACAGCTCCGCGGTTGCGCACCAGGCCTCCTACAGCGAGGCAGAGGAGTCTGCTCGCCTTGTGGAACAACTGCAGCGGCGTATCACAAACCCCGTATACCTGGAGAAGTTTGCTACCAGGCGTGCGGAGCTGAGCATTGCAGAGCACAAGCGTGAAATTCTCGAGGCGATCCGCAGCAACCCCATCACCATTATCTGCGGCACGACAGGCTGCGGTAAGACGACGCAGGTGCCTCAGTACATCCTCGACGAAGAGACGCTCAGGGGTAACGGGGGGCGCTGCTCCATCGTTGTCAcgcagccacggcggctCAGTGCCGTGTCGAttgcgcagcgcgtcgcggcAGAGCGTCTGGAGCCGCTAGAGGAGTCGACCGGGTACATGATCCGCTTCGACTCACGCAAGGGTCGCCACATCACCTTCGCCACGACAGGCCTTGTTCTTCGGTTGATGCAGTCTGACGCGCTGCTTAGCAGCTATACCCACGTCATCATTGATGAAATCCACGAACGGGACATGAACTCCGACTTCATcctgatgctgctgcggcaggtgctggagaagcGACGCGACATCCGCATTGTCCTGATGAGCGCGACCTTGCAAGCCGGTGACTTCCAGGCGTACTTTGGCGGTGCCCCGCTCATTCAGGTTGAGGGGCACATCTTTCCGGTCAAGGAGTTCTTCCTAGAGGACCTTGTTCCGTTCGCGCGCGAGCACAACTGCATGACGCCTCTGCTCAAGGAGGCAGCCGGCGTTGTGGGAAGtgacggagagagagaaggcaatGCCGCAACGCAGCCAGAGGTTGGTGGCGCGCGTGTCCCCGTCGTGGTGTCAAACGTggacgacgcggcggccAGCATCCCTCCCACACGCTACGGCTTTCTCGAGGCGTCGACGGCAATCGATTATCCTACCATTCAGTTCGCCATTGAGCAAGCGCTCCGCATGATCGACATCGCCGACTCCTCCATCCTCGTGTTCCTGCCCGGGTGGGAAGACATTCGCAAGGCTCGCGATGTGCTGGAGCGCAACACATCCTTTTATGTactgccgctgcactcgGCCGTGTCAGCTGAGTCGCAGCTGAAGTGTTTcttgccgccaccacccggcAAGGTCAAGATTATCCTCTCCACGAATATCGCTGAAAGTGGCGTGACCATCGacgacgtcggcgtcgtGATCGACACCGGACGTATGAAGCAAGTCGCGTATTCTACGCGGATGCGGAACGTTCTTTCAAAAACCGACTCGCGGGGCTATGACTCGAGCCGAGTCCAAGATGCTCTGGATGTGACGTCGACGCCTGGGGTGCCGGAGGATGCACAGGGCAAGTTCTCGCACTTGATGAACATCTACGCGAGTCGCGCAAActgcgtgcagcgccgcggtcgTGTCGGCCGCACGCGCCCTGGCCTTTGCATTCGTCTTTTTTCGCGAGAGCACTTCCGCACTTTGCACGAGTTTCAAAcgccggagctgctgcgcacgccgcTGGACAGAGTCTGCCTCACCATCTTGAATCTCGAGGTTGGTTCCCCTCAGCAATTCCTCAAGACCGCGATGGAGCCACCCCTCGAGacagaggtggagggcgcCATGAAGCGACTATACGATCTCGGTGCCACCGACGAAGACGGTCATCTCACTCCACTAGGGCGCCGCCTGGCAAAGCTGCCGCTAGATCCGGCGACTGGAAAGACCATTCTGCTCGGCGCCGTCTTCCGATGCCTCGACGCAGCCCTCACAATCGCAGCCACAGCTGAAAACGGCGTCTTCTCTCGCTCGTTCGATGTGCGCGTCTCATCGCGCCTCCACCGGGAGGACCTTTCGTGCAACACCCTCTCCGACATTCTCGCCTCCGTGAACGGGTACAACTACTGGGTCTCCCTGCATCGTGGAGGGTTGGGCGGGCAGGCGGCGGGGCAGATCAAGGCGCGGCATCTGAGCGTTTCGGCGCTCATGCAGGCcacgctgctgaagcagcagtACTGCAACCTGCTCGTGGAAGACGGCTTCATTGGTGAAGAAGCGAAAGTGCTGCCGTCGACGAACCGCTCTCGCTTCGGGAGCGATGATATGGTGTTTATCGAATCCTCCGAGCACTCGCGCAACTCGATGGATGTTGGTCTGTTAAAGTGTCTGctcagcgccagcgcgcttCCCAAAGTTGCGATGATTACGGGACCATTCGTGTTGCGGACCTTGTTTGAGAATTACATTCCGATGATGAACGACAGTGTACTGAGGATGAGCGGGCTGACCGAGACGTCGAATCCGTTTGTGATCTACGGCGGGCTCATGAAAATagcagagaaggagacgcTCATGGCGCATCATCTAACCTCCGTCCCCCTCTGGTCAGTGCTGTTAatgagcacgcgcgcgaccCGGATGGACTACGATCAGGAGCTCAAGCTTGGCATCGTGAGCAACTGGATCTTTTTCCGCTCGAGCTACGCCACGATTGAGCTTGTGCGACGATTCAAGGCGCTTCTTGACCGCCGCCTTTCTCGCAAGTTTGACGATCCGACGGACGCGGTCAACAATGCCCAGCTCGACGAGCTGTGCGAGATTCTGCGGGAGCTTGCAAACATGCGCTACCACCCAAATCGCCTGCAGCCCCCGTCTGTGGTGTGGGGAGAGCAGGGGAAGCTTCTCTCCCCTGACAgcaacgccgacgacgacgcggctgGCGCCACGAGCGAAACAGGAGTCGAAAGCTCTACGGAGAGCGGCCTAACCGAGTAa